The sequence CACCTCCTCGCGATCGGTCAGCCACGCGTCGAGCGCGTCCACGAGCGCGACGATCAGACTCGCCTGCCCCCTCTGATGCAGCGCCAGATCGGGGCGCTGCAACACGAATCGCTTGTGGACGAACTTCAGCACCTGCACCTCGTGCCACTGCGCGACCTCCAGCGTCACGTGGCCGGTGCGCGGTGAGGGCGACGGCGTGACGACCACCCCACCGACCAGCCGCGCGGTCCAGCGTGCCGAGAACCGCGCCGTGGCCTGCTCGGCCTCCACCGAGCCGTCGAAGGGGATACCGAGCAGCTCGTCCACCAGCTCCGTCCTGACCCGGGCGACCGCGTCGGCGAACGCCCCCGCGTCGGCGATCCAGGCGTCCTTGACGTGCAGGCGGCGGCGCAGATGCTCCAGCGAGCGGCCCGGCTTGCGATGGTGGTCCACCAGCTCGGCCTCGGGCAGGGCGGCCAGCTCCGCCCTTCCCGACAGCCAGTGGCCCAGCTCCGCCGCCACCGAGGCGTGCTGCAGCACGCCGATGCGGTGGAAGTCCTGCAGGTCGTGGATGGCGTAGGCGATGTCGTCGGCGAGGTCCATGACCGACGCCTCCACCGTCTGCTGCCAGTAGTCGATCCTGCCGGCGAACGGGGCCCGGCACGCTTCCAGCTCGCCCAGTTCGGTGGAGTAGGCGGAAAACTTGGCCGAACCCGAACCGGGAGCGTGCGGCGGCTCGGCCGCTCCGCGCGGTGGCACGGGCAGCTCGCTGGGATGTGGCTTCGGGCGATGCAGCCTCGCCCACGGGTATTTCAGCAGCGACGCGCGGGTCGCCGCCGTGAGGTTCAGCCCGCGGGGGACCGGGCCGCCCACCTCCGTGGTGGTGACGATCCGGAACGTCTGCGCGTTGCCCTCGAACCCGTCGGCGAGGCCGTAGCGGTGGCGGGCGATGCGGTCGAGTACCTGTTCCCCGAGGTGGCCGAACGGGGGATGACCGAGGTCGTGCCCGAGCGCGGCGGCCTCGGCCACGTCGGGATCGCAGCCACCGAGGTCGGCGACGAGCGCGGCGACGCCGGGTTCCGAGCGGATGCGCTCCGCGAT comes from Saccharomonospora xinjiangensis XJ-54 and encodes:
- a CDS encoding deoxyguanosinetriphosphate triphosphohydrolase family protein, with amino-acid sequence MVSEVPQRDPRARRRDEGAESGGFAELSSSPFRADRDRLVASPYFARLAGVTQVVSASGSALLHNRLTHSLKVAQVARSIAERIRSEPGVAALVADLGGCDPDVAEAAALGHDLGHPPFGHLGEQVLDRIARHRYGLADGFEGNAQTFRIVTTTEVGGPVPRGLNLTAATRASLLKYPWARLHRPKPHPSELPVPPRGAAEPPHAPGSGSAKFSAYSTELGELEACRAPFAGRIDYWQQTVEASVMDLADDIAYAIHDLQDFHRIGVLQHASVAAELGHWLSGRAELAALPEAELVDHHRKPGRSLEHLRRRLHVKDAWIADAGAFADAVARVRTELVDELLGIPFDGSVEAEQATARFSARWTARLVGGVVVTPSPSPRTGHVTLEVAQWHEVQVLKFVHKRFVLQRPDLALHQRGQASLIVALVDALDAWLTDREEVSRLPRRLHDLVELAQAEYGALAGEAPELLVGATGEPVRGADAVRALARGRAVIDFVASLTDRQAAAMLDAISGRSEQPWSEPSVL